Proteins encoded together in one Telopea speciosissima isolate NSW1024214 ecotype Mountain lineage chromosome 6, Tspe_v1, whole genome shotgun sequence window:
- the LOC122664420 gene encoding cytochrome P450 71B34-like — translation MTALCTVPLWLLPLLALLPLLLILKSKQVRRTNLPPGPPKLPIIGNLHQLGELPHRSLWQFSKEYGPIMLLQLGRMPTLVVSSVEMASEIMKSHDLDCCSRPDLMGPRKLSYNNSDIAFSPYNDYWREIRKVCVLELFGMKRVQSFASIREDRVASMISSISKSTSTPINLSEMLFTLTDDITCRIAFGKSYKGREFDNGRFEEAINEAFAMLGSFSGTDFFPYVGGILDKFTGLHGRLEKCFQQFDDFYQNVIDEHLNNEKTESEQEDIIDVLLKVGRDHTGTAPLTHDHIKGILMNIFLGGVDTSAVTLVWAMTELVKNPEVMKKVQDEVRSSVGKKGKVVQAVVDQLKYLKMVVKETLRLHPPTPLLVPRETINHFTINGYDIYPKTRVQVNAWAIGRDPKCWKNPEKFMPERFMDNSIDYKGKHFELLPFGAGRRICPGIHMAASMIELTLANLLYAFDWGFPDGIKKENIDMNEEAGLTVHKKAPLYLLPINHSWDSEENIASISD, via the exons ATGACTGCACTTTGCACCGTGCCACTATGGCTACTTCCCCTTCTAGCTCTCCTCCCATTGCTTCTCATTCTAAAGAGCAAACAGGTGAGAAGAACCAACCTTCCTCCTGGACCTCCTAAACTTCCCATCATAGGTAACTTGCACCAACTTGGTGAGCTGCCTCACCGCTCTCTGTGGCAATTCTCTAAGGAATATGGTCCAATCATGCTTTTGCAACTCGGGCGCATGCCTACACTAGTAGTCTCATCTGTTGAAATGGCAAGTGAGATCATGAAGTCTCATGATCTTGATTGTTGCAGTAGGCCTGACTTGATGGGCCCTAGAAAACTCTCATACAACAACTCAGACATTGCTTTTTCGCCTTACAATGATTACTGGAGGGAGATTAGGAAGGTCTGTGTTCTAGAGCTCTTTGGTATGAAGAGGGTGCAATCTTTTGCTTCCATTAGAGAAGACCGAGTTGCTTCAATGATTAGCTCAATTTCGAAGTCTACTTCAACTCCAATTAATCTGAGTGAGATGCTCTTTACCCTTACTGATGATATAACTTGTAGGATTGCTTTTGGTAAGAGTTACAAGGGGAGAGAATTTGATAATGGGCGCTTTGAAGAAGCTATTAATGAAGCCTTCGCTATGTTGGGTAGCTTCTCCGGCACCGATTTTTTCCCTTATGTAGGAGGGATCTTAGACAAGTTCACTGGACTCCATGGAAGGCTTGAAAAGTGCTTCCAACAATTTGATGATTTCTACCAAAACGTGATTGATGAGCATCTCAACAATGAGAAAACAGAATCAGAGCAAGAAGATATCATTGATGTCTTGCTCAAAGTAGGAAGGGATCATACAGGTACAGCTCCTCTCACCCATGATCATATAAAAGGAATCCTTATG AATATATTTTTAGGTGGAGTAGATACTAGTGCTGTTACATTAGTGTGGGCAATGACAGAGCTTGTTAAGAACCCAGAAGTGATGAAGAAAGTACAAGATGAGGTTAGAAGCTCTgttggaaagaaaggaaaggttGTTCAAGCAGTTGTCGATCAACTTAAATACCTTAAAATGGTGGTAAAGGAGACTCTAAGATTGCATCCTCCAACTCCTCTATTGGTTCCACGAGAAACCATTAATCATTTTACTATTAATGGATATGACATTTACCCCAAAACAAGGGTCCAAGTGAATGCTTGGGCAATTGGAAGAGATCCCAAATGTTGGAAGAACCCAGAAAAGTTCATGCCAGAAAGGTTCATGGATAACTCAATTGATTACAAGGGAAAACATTTTGAGTTATTGCCTTTTGGAGCAGGTCGAAGAATTTGTCCTGGAATACACATGGCTGCTTCAATGATTGAGCTAACACTTGCAAATCTTCTATATGCCTTTGATTGGGGCTTTCCTGATGGGATTAAGAAGGAAAATATAGACATGAATGAAGAAGCAGGTCTTACTGTTCATAAGAAAGCTCCTCTTTACCTTCTGCCTATTAACCATAGTTGGGATTCAGAAGAGAATATTGCCTCAATTAGTGATTGA